One genomic window of Pseudomonas chlororaphis subsp. piscium includes the following:
- the can gene encoding carbonate dehydratase, with amino-acid sequence MNELQDLIDNNERWAEAIKQEDPDFFSKLARQQTPEYLWIGCSDARVPANEIVGMLPGDLFVHRNVANVVLHTDLNCLSVIQYAVDVLKVKHILVTGHYGCGGVRASMQDRQLGLIDGWLRSIRDLYYEHREVLGQLATEEERVDRLCELNVIQQVANVGHTSIVQNAWHRGQSLSIHGCIYGIKDGRWKSLNATISGFEQLPPQYRLRPVGAL; translated from the coding sequence ATGAACGAACTACAAGACCTGATTGATAACAACGAGCGTTGGGCCGAAGCGATCAAGCAGGAAGATCCTGACTTCTTCTCCAAGCTGGCCCGCCAGCAGACGCCGGAATACCTGTGGATCGGCTGTTCGGACGCCCGTGTACCGGCCAACGAGATCGTCGGCATGCTGCCCGGGGATCTGTTCGTACACCGCAACGTGGCCAACGTGGTGCTGCACACCGACCTCAATTGCCTGTCGGTGATCCAGTACGCGGTGGACGTGCTCAAGGTCAAACACATCCTGGTCACCGGCCACTATGGCTGTGGCGGCGTGCGCGCCTCGATGCAGGATCGTCAGCTGGGCCTGATCGATGGCTGGCTGCGCTCGATTCGCGACCTGTACTACGAACATCGCGAAGTGCTGGGGCAACTGGCCACCGAGGAAGAGCGGGTCGACCGCCTCTGCGAGCTGAACGTGATCCAGCAAGTGGCCAACGTCGGCCACACCAGCATTGTGCAAAACGCCTGGCATCGCGGGCAGAGCCTGTCGATCCACGGTTGCATCTATGGCATCAAGGACGGTCGCTGGAAGAGCCTGAACGCCACCATCAGTGGCTTCGAGCAGCTGCCGCCGCAGTATCGCCTGCGTCCGGTCGGGGCGCTCTGA
- the pseH gene encoding UDP-4-amino-4,6-dideoxy-N-acetyl-beta-L-altrosamine N-acetyltransferase — translation MQVVPILETCAQVQARVRELRNQPDVRKYMYTSHEISEAEHRAWLASLVGNPRQSVFVVLQEGIACGVVSLNAINALHKCADWAFYLDSGLQGKGLGSQLEFWLLDHAFGAAGLEKLNCEVLALNQAVIRLHQKFGFTLEGVRRQNVEKDGQRIDVMLLGITREEWAAQRPGMLAVMARLGR, via the coding sequence ATGCAGGTCGTGCCGATACTCGAGACTTGTGCACAGGTGCAGGCGCGTGTGCGCGAGCTGCGCAACCAACCGGACGTGCGCAAGTACATGTACACCTCCCACGAAATTTCCGAGGCCGAACACCGTGCCTGGCTCGCCTCGCTGGTGGGCAACCCGCGCCAGTCGGTGTTCGTGGTGCTGCAAGAGGGAATCGCCTGCGGCGTGGTGTCGCTGAACGCGATCAATGCCCTGCACAAGTGCGCCGACTGGGCCTTCTACCTGGACAGCGGCTTGCAGGGCAAGGGCCTGGGCAGCCAGCTGGAATTCTGGTTGCTCGACCATGCCTTCGGCGCGGCCGGCCTGGAAAAGCTCAACTGCGAGGTGCTGGCGCTGAACCAGGCGGTGATCCGCCTGCACCAGAAGTTCGGTTTCACCCTCGAGGGCGTGCGCCGGCAGAACGTCGAGAAAGACGGCCAGCGCATCGATGTGATGCTGCTCGGCATCACCCGCGAGGAATGGGCTGCCCAGCGCCCGGGCATGCTTGCGGTGATGGCGCGGCTGGGGCGCTGA
- a CDS encoding PLP-dependent aminotransferase family protein, which produces MSRETPFAYQAVYRYLVEWLDGASAAEQRLPSLRALAQRLKVSVSTTKYAYGLLEDEGRIYARPKQGYFSRPMPASGLASDTDLLDRIYAYARQPGMLALCSDAPAMLLSLDNPLLTAERELVRQYPRSQAPLYQPFGEAELRTALAERYTRSTTDYWQAEQVFLGTDLRAVLALSLDALELNGSVALVESPCSWTILRQLQAAKIRVIELPLDAEGRFDRQRLHEVLQREPVRLALLSSTLNTPHGSLMPAADKQQLCRWLGERGIWLLENDSYGEFCFTPEPARYRDYADPERLLVFSTFDKFIGSEAPFSYVLCRGQGARLQRHFLERAFRLSPIRQKAVAKLLGSGRVDQHLTQLRGLLRERMGQMQALLAEHAAEQLRVVTPAGGATLWAEATRPVDMAQVYEQLLGQGIVIAPGQMFSQQGLWRHHLRLSFTLDWRQDIAGAVQRLARVIDQTP; this is translated from the coding sequence GTGAGCCGCGAAACGCCTTTCGCCTATCAGGCCGTCTACCGCTACCTGGTGGAGTGGTTGGACGGCGCCAGCGCGGCCGAGCAGCGCCTGCCGTCATTGCGCGCCCTGGCCCAGCGCCTCAAAGTCTCGGTTTCCACCACCAAGTACGCCTACGGTCTGCTGGAGGACGAAGGGCGGATCTACGCCCGGCCCAAGCAGGGCTACTTCAGCCGCCCCATGCCGGCGTCAGGGCTGGCGTCGGATACGGACCTGTTGGACAGGATCTATGCCTACGCCCGCCAGCCCGGAATGCTGGCGCTGTGCAGCGACGCCCCGGCGATGTTGCTGTCCCTGGACAATCCGCTGTTGACGGCCGAGCGCGAGCTGGTGCGCCAGTACCCGCGCTCCCAGGCGCCGCTGTACCAGCCGTTTGGCGAGGCGGAGCTGCGCACGGCGCTGGCCGAGCGCTACACCCGCTCGACCACGGATTACTGGCAGGCCGAGCAGGTGTTTCTCGGCACGGACCTGCGCGCGGTGCTGGCGTTGTCGCTGGATGCCCTGGAGCTGAACGGCAGCGTCGCCCTGGTGGAGTCGCCCTGTTCCTGGACGATCCTGCGGCAATTGCAGGCGGCGAAGATCCGGGTGATCGAGCTGCCGCTGGATGCCGAAGGGCGTTTCGATCGACAGCGGCTGCATGAGGTGCTGCAACGCGAGCCGGTGCGCCTGGCGCTGCTGTCCTCGACGTTGAATACGCCCCACGGCAGCCTGATGCCCGCGGCGGACAAACAGCAGCTGTGCCGCTGGCTGGGGGAGCGCGGCATCTGGTTGTTGGAAAATGACAGCTATGGCGAGTTCTGCTTCACCCCGGAGCCGGCGCGGTATCGCGATTACGCCGATCCCGAACGGCTGCTGGTGTTTTCCACTTTCGACAAGTTCATTGGTTCCGAGGCGCCCTTCAGTTATGTGCTGTGTCGGGGCCAGGGTGCTAGGTTGCAGCGGCACTTTCTCGAGCGCGCGTTCCGCCTGTCGCCGATCCGTCAGAAGGCCGTGGCCAAGCTGCTGGGCAGCGGCCGTGTCGATCAGCACCTGACTCAACTGCGCGGCCTGCTGCGCGAACGCATGGGCCAGATGCAGGCGCTGCTGGCCGAACACGCCGCCGAGCAACTGCGGGTAGTTACCCCGGCTGGGGGCGCGACCCTCTGGGCCGAGGCCACGCGCCCGGTGGATATGGCCCAGGTCTATGAGCAACTGCTGGGCCAGGGCATCGTTATCGCCCCGGGGCAGATGTTCAGCCAGCAAGGCCTCTGGCGCCATCACCTGCGCCTGAGCTTCACCCTCGACTGGCGTCAGGACATCGCCGGCGCGGTGCAACGGCTGGCCCGGGTCATCGATCAGACGCCGTAG
- a CDS encoding MFS transporter has translation MSFSPDARPAPFSRSDYKTLGLAALGGALEIYDFIIFVFFALTLSQLFFPPEMPEWLRLLQSFGIFVTGYLARPLGGILMAHFADRLGRKKVFSLSILMMALPCLLIGIMPTYAQIGYFAPLLLLALRVLQGAAVGGEVPSAWVFVAEHAPAGHRGYALGFLQAGLTFGYLIGALTATLLAQLFTPAEILDHAWRYPFLLGGVFGVIGVWLRRWLSETPVFMAMQEQRDSAVELPLRTVLREHRLALLPAAILTCVLTSAVVVFVVITPTMMQKTFGMSASHTFALSSLGIVFLNIGCVLAGLIVDRIGAWRTVMLYSLLLPLGIGLLYGCLIGGGDWVGLAYAIAGLGCGVVGAVPSVMVGLFPARIRVSGISFTYNIAYALWASTTPLLLIGLMPWSPWICVMYCAVMGAVGVISAGYFGARMPKLTGSAVPGVCAGS, from the coding sequence ATGTCCTTTTCCCCTGACGCGCGGCCGGCGCCGTTTTCCCGGTCCGACTACAAGACCCTGGGCCTGGCGGCACTGGGCGGCGCCCTGGAAATCTACGATTTCATCATCTTCGTATTTTTCGCCCTGACCCTGAGCCAGCTGTTCTTCCCGCCGGAAATGCCCGAGTGGCTGCGGCTGTTGCAGAGCTTCGGGATCTTCGTCACCGGCTACCTGGCGCGGCCGCTGGGCGGCATTCTCATGGCGCACTTCGCCGACCGCCTGGGGCGCAAGAAGGTGTTCAGCCTGAGCATCCTGATGATGGCCCTGCCGTGCCTGCTGATCGGCATCATGCCGACCTATGCGCAGATCGGTTATTTCGCGCCGCTGTTGCTGCTGGCGCTGCGGGTGCTGCAAGGCGCGGCGGTGGGCGGCGAGGTGCCGAGCGCCTGGGTGTTCGTTGCCGAGCACGCGCCGGCCGGCCATCGCGGTTACGCCCTGGGCTTTCTGCAGGCCGGGCTGACCTTCGGCTACCTGATCGGCGCGCTGACCGCGACCCTGCTGGCGCAGCTCTTCACCCCGGCGGAAATCCTCGATCACGCCTGGCGTTACCCGTTCCTGCTCGGTGGGGTGTTCGGCGTGATCGGCGTCTGGCTGCGCCGCTGGCTCAGCGAAACCCCGGTGTTCATGGCCATGCAGGAGCAACGCGACAGCGCCGTCGAGCTGCCGCTGCGCACCGTGCTGCGCGAGCATCGCCTGGCCCTGTTGCCGGCGGCGATTCTCACCTGCGTGCTGACCTCCGCGGTGGTGGTGTTCGTGGTCATCACCCCGACCATGATGCAGAAAACCTTCGGCATGAGCGCCAGCCACACCTTCGCCCTGAGCAGCCTGGGCATCGTGTTCCTGAATATCGGTTGCGTGCTGGCCGGGCTGATCGTCGACCGCATCGGCGCCTGGCGCACGGTGATGCTCTACAGCCTGCTGCTGCCGCTGGGCATCGGCCTGCTCTACGGCTGCCTGATCGGCGGTGGCGACTGGGTCGGCCTGGCCTACGCCATCGCCGGCCTTGGTTGTGGCGTGGTGGGCGCGGTGCCGTCGGTGATGGTCGGGCTGTTTCCGGCGCGGATCCGCGTGTCCGGCATCTCCTTTACCTACAACATCGCCTACGCGCTGTGGGCGAGCACCACGCCCTTGCTGCTGATCGGCCTGATGCCCTGGAGCCCATGGATCTGCGTGATGTATTGCGCGGTGATGGGCGCGGTCGGGGTCATCAGCGCCGGCTATTTTGGGGCGCGCATGCCGAAGCTGACGGGGAGTGCGGTGCCTGGGGTTTGTGCGGGGTCCTGA
- a CDS encoding short-chain fatty acid transporter, which yields MSTDIEDSRSARFALRCSNWAERWFPDSWVFAALAVVIVALATMAMGAKPTDTAMAFGDGFWSLIPFTMQMAFVVIGGYVVASSPPAVKLIDKLARIPKNGRSAVAWVALISMVASLLNWGLSLVFGGLLVRALARRTELRMDYRAAGAAAYLGLGAVWALGLSSSAAQLQANPGSLPPSILSITGVIPFTQTIFLWQSGVLLLALIVVSLVIAYATAPGPNSARDAKACGIDPSFSMPKPQPRTRPGEWLEYSPLLTILLALLAAGWLYHEFATKPAITAISGLNTYNFLFLMLGALLHWRPRSFLEAVARAVPTTTGVLIQFPLYGSIAALLTVVKGVDGQTLAHHISTFFVQIASHDTYALLMGIYSAVLGFFIPSGGGKWIIEAPYVMQVANDLQYHLGWAVQIYNAAEALPNLINPFYMLPLLGVLGLKARDLIGFSFVQLLVHAPLVLVLLWALGTTLSYMPPVAP from the coding sequence GTGTCCACAGACATTGAAGACAGCCGTTCCGCCCGTTTTGCCCTGCGCTGCTCGAACTGGGCCGAGCGCTGGTTCCCCGACTCCTGGGTGTTCGCCGCGCTGGCGGTGGTCATAGTCGCCCTGGCCACCATGGCCATGGGCGCCAAGCCCACCGACACCGCCATGGCCTTCGGCGACGGTTTCTGGAGCCTGATCCCCTTCACCATGCAGATGGCCTTCGTGGTCATCGGCGGTTACGTGGTCGCCAGCTCGCCGCCGGCGGTGAAGCTGATCGACAAACTGGCGCGCATCCCGAAGAACGGCCGCTCCGCCGTGGCCTGGGTGGCGCTGATCTCCATGGTCGCCTCCTTGCTCAACTGGGGCCTGTCCCTGGTGTTCGGTGGCTTGCTGGTGCGGGCCCTGGCCCGGCGCACCGAGCTGCGCATGGACTACCGTGCCGCTGGCGCCGCGGCCTACCTGGGCCTGGGCGCGGTCTGGGCCCTGGGCCTGTCGTCGTCCGCCGCGCAATTGCAGGCCAACCCGGGCAGCCTGCCGCCGTCGATCCTGTCGATCACCGGGGTGATTCCGTTCACCCAGACCATCTTTCTCTGGCAGTCCGGCGTATTGCTGCTGGCCTTGATCGTCGTCTCGCTGGTCATCGCCTACGCCACCGCGCCCGGCCCGAACTCGGCGCGCGACGCCAAGGCCTGCGGCATCGACCCGAGCTTCAGCATGCCCAAGCCACAACCGCGCACCCGCCCCGGCGAGTGGCTGGAATACAGCCCGCTGCTGACCATTCTGCTGGCCTTGCTGGCGGCCGGCTGGCTCTACCACGAGTTCGCCACCAAGCCGGCGATCACCGCGATTTCCGGGCTCAACACCTATAACTTCCTGTTCCTGATGCTCGGCGCGCTGCTGCACTGGCGCCCACGCAGCTTCCTCGAAGCGGTGGCCCGCGCCGTGCCGACCACCACCGGGGTACTGATCCAGTTCCCGCTGTACGGCTCCATCGCGGCCTTGCTGACCGTGGTCAAGGGTGTCGACGGCCAGACCCTGGCCCACCACATCTCGACCTTCTTCGTGCAGATCGCCTCCCACGACACCTACGCGCTGCTGATGGGCATCTACTCGGCGGTGCTGGGCTTCTTCATTCCGTCCGGCGGCGGCAAGTGGATCATCGAGGCGCCCTACGTGATGCAGGTGGCCAATGACCTGCAATATCACCTGGGCTGGGCGGTGCAGATCTACAACGCCGCCGAGGCGCTGCCGAACCTGATCAACCCCTTCTACATGCTGCCGCTGCTGGGGGTGCTGGGGCTCAAGGCGCGGGACCTGATCGGTTTCTCCTTCGTCCAGTTGCTGGTGCACGCGCCGCTGGTGCTGGTGCTGCTGTGGGCGTTGGGTACCACGCTGAGCTATATGCCGCCTGTGGCGCCCTAA
- a CDS encoding acid phosphatase, with amino-acid sequence MSDENSKDPEHSKATEPPTDTSRRRFLGGVAVLGVGATLSACGHNEQTPGKPVERPLSPAELDRALHDNVKNVVVIYAENRSFNNLFADFPGLEKPLSALKPADYQQRDRDGSLLPTLPPVWGGVAQVGPQALDGVTYPVGTQYQEHLPNAPFALKGPDGENLPLSLVTRDLWHVFYQNQMQINGGKNDGFVAWADSGGLPMGYYAQSRYELRLWDVAREFVLCDNFFQGTFGGSFLNHQYLISAAVPFYPDAANSVAKPQIATLQSDDPLDSRLKPLEQSPASAMSGPPQFGPSLLTPDGYAVNTMAPPYWPTWIRDPQRPAYAKADLPNVLVPQRHDTIGDKLSRKDIDWAWYAGAWQVTLDAYKDSAGIPKIPNFQYHHQPFNYFAQFGPEQPNERNHHLRDGGLGDESSSNRFLADAEAGKLPPVTFYKPQGNLNMHAGYADVAAGDRHIVRALKVLRESPQWQHMVVIVTVDENGGWWDHVAPPKGDRWGPGTRIPALVVSPFARKGTVDHTVYDTASILRLITRVFQLEPLDGLKQRDAAMIARGQAPMGDLSNALHFPT; translated from the coding sequence ATGAGCGACGAAAACTCGAAAGACCCAGAGCACTCCAAGGCCACGGAGCCCCCCACCGACACCAGCCGCCGGCGTTTTCTCGGCGGCGTGGCGGTGCTGGGTGTCGGCGCGACGCTCAGCGCCTGCGGCCACAACGAGCAGACGCCGGGCAAGCCGGTGGAACGCCCGCTGTCGCCCGCCGAGCTGGACCGGGCGTTGCACGACAACGTGAAGAATGTGGTGGTGATCTATGCCGAGAACCGCAGCTTCAACAACCTGTTCGCCGACTTCCCGGGCCTGGAAAAACCGCTCTCGGCCCTCAAGCCCGCCGACTATCAGCAACGCGACCGGGACGGCAGCCTGTTGCCGACCTTGCCGCCGGTCTGGGGCGGTGTCGCCCAGGTCGGGCCCCAGGCCCTGGATGGCGTGACCTACCCGGTCGGTACCCAGTACCAGGAACACCTGCCCAACGCGCCCTTCGCCCTCAAGGGCCCCGATGGCGAAAACCTGCCCCTGAGCCTGGTCACCCGCGACCTGTGGCACGTGTTCTACCAGAACCAGATGCAGATCAACGGCGGCAAGAACGATGGTTTCGTGGCCTGGGCCGACTCCGGCGGCCTGCCCATGGGTTATTACGCCCAGAGCCGCTATGAGCTGCGCCTGTGGGATGTGGCCCGGGAATTCGTGCTGTGCGACAACTTCTTCCAGGGCACCTTCGGCGGCTCGTTTCTCAACCACCAGTACCTGATCAGCGCCGCCGTGCCGTTTTATCCGGATGCGGCCAATTCGGTGGCCAAGCCGCAGATCGCCACCCTGCAGAGCGACGACCCGCTCGACAGCCGCCTCAAGCCGCTGGAGCAATCCCCGGCCAGCGCCATGAGCGGCCCGCCGCAATTCGGCCCGAGCCTGCTGACCCCGGACGGCTACGCGGTCAATACCATGGCCCCGCCCTACTGGCCGACCTGGATCCGCGACCCGCAGCGCCCGGCCTATGCCAAGGCCGACCTGCCCAATGTGCTGGTGCCGCAACGCCACGACACCATCGGCGACAAGCTCTCGCGCAAGGACATCGACTGGGCCTGGTACGCCGGTGCCTGGCAGGTCACGCTGGACGCCTACAAGGATTCGGCGGGGATTCCGAAGATCCCCAACTTCCAGTACCACCACCAGCCGTTCAACTACTTCGCGCAGTTCGGTCCCGAGCAGCCGAACGAACGCAACCACCACCTGCGCGATGGCGGCCTGGGCGACGAGTCGAGCAGCAACCGCTTCCTCGCCGATGCCGAGGCCGGCAAGTTGCCGCCGGTGACGTTCTACAAGCCCCAGGGCAACCTCAACATGCACGCCGGTTATGCCGATGTGGCCGCGGGCGACCGGCATATCGTGCGGGCCCTGAAGGTGCTGCGCGAAAGCCCGCAGTGGCAGCACATGGTGGTGATCGTCACGGTCGATGAAAACGGCGGCTGGTGGGACCACGTCGCCCCGCCCAAGGGCGACCGCTGGGGCCCGGGGACGCGCATCCCGGCGCTGGTGGTGTCGCCGTTCGCCCGCAAGGGCACGGTGGACCATACGGTGTACGACACCGCGTCGATCCTGCGGCTGATCACCCGGGTGTTCCAGCTGGAACCGCTCGACGGCCTCAAGCAACGGGACGCGGCGATGATCGCCCGGGGGCAGGCGCCCATGGGCGACCTGAGCAATGCCCTGCACTTCCCGACCTGA
- a CDS encoding heavy metal response regulator transcription factor, whose amino-acid sequence MRILVIEDEPKTADYLHQGLSESGYVVDCANNGADGLHLTRQHAYDLVILDVNLPELDGWGVLQRIRQNSNTRIMMLTAQGRLVDRIKGLDLGADDYLVKPFEFPELLARVRSLLRRSEQSPTPDVLRVADLELDQGRHRAFRGKQRIDLTTKEFALLHLLMRQSGVVLSRTQIISFVWDMNFDCDTNVVEVSIRRLRAKIDDPFESKLIHTLRGVGYVLEERD is encoded by the coding sequence ATGCGCATTCTGGTGATCGAGGATGAACCGAAAACCGCCGACTACTTGCATCAGGGATTGAGCGAAAGCGGCTACGTCGTCGATTGCGCCAACAACGGCGCCGACGGCCTGCACCTGACCCGCCAGCACGCCTACGACCTGGTGATTCTCGACGTCAATCTGCCGGAGCTGGACGGTTGGGGCGTGCTGCAGCGCATTCGCCAGAACAGTAATACGCGGATCATGATGCTCACCGCCCAGGGGCGCCTGGTGGACCGGATCAAGGGCCTGGACCTAGGCGCCGACGATTACCTGGTCAAGCCGTTCGAATTCCCCGAGCTGCTGGCGCGGGTGCGCAGCCTGTTGCGGCGCAGCGAGCAGTCACCGACACCCGACGTGCTGCGGGTGGCCGACCTGGAACTGGACCAGGGCCGCCACAGGGCCTTTCGCGGCAAGCAACGCATCGACCTGACCACCAAGGAGTTCGCCCTGCTGCACCTGCTGATGCGCCAGAGCGGCGTGGTGCTGTCGCGGACCCAGATCATCTCGTTCGTGTGGGACATGAACTTCGATTGCGACACCAATGTGGTGGAAGTCTCGATCCGCCGCCTGCGGGCCAAGATCGACGACCCGTTCGAGAGCAAACTTATCCACACCCTGCGCGGCGTCGGTTACGTGCTCGAAGAGCGAGATTGA
- a CDS encoding cation diffusion facilitator family transporter: MGAGHSHGQVRAGHERKLWMALGLTGSFMIAEVIGAFITGSLALLSDAAHMMTDALALAISLVAIQVGKRAADRKRTFGYARFEILAAAFNAILLFVVAFYILFEAWQRLSAPAEIQSTGMLVIAVLGLIVNLISMRLLASASAESLNVKGAYLEVWSDMLGSIGVIVAALVIMYTGWGWVDSLVAAAIGFWVLPRTWTLLKESMNVLLQGVPDGIDIDQVEQGIRAIDGVTEVHDLHLWALTSGKNVMSTHLVADLGRRSEQQILDEVTELMHERFDISHVTVQVEQAGFHEQGHEEHVH, encoded by the coding sequence ATGGGCGCAGGGCACAGTCACGGACAGGTTCGGGCCGGACACGAACGCAAGTTATGGATGGCCCTGGGGCTGACCGGCAGTTTCATGATTGCCGAGGTGATCGGTGCCTTTATCACCGGCAGCCTGGCGCTGCTGTCCGATGCCGCCCATATGATGACCGACGCGCTGGCGCTGGCGATCTCCCTGGTGGCGATCCAGGTCGGCAAGCGCGCGGCCGATCGCAAGCGCACCTTCGGTTATGCGCGTTTCGAGATTCTTGCCGCGGCGTTCAACGCCATCCTGTTGTTCGTGGTGGCCTTCTACATCCTGTTCGAGGCTTGGCAGCGCCTGTCCGCGCCAGCGGAAATCCAGTCCACGGGCATGCTGGTGATCGCGGTGCTGGGGCTGATCGTCAACCTGATTTCCATGCGCCTGCTGGCCTCGGCGAGCGCCGAAAGCCTCAACGTCAAGGGCGCCTACCTGGAAGTCTGGAGCGACATGCTCGGCTCCATCGGCGTGATCGTCGCAGCCTTGGTGATCATGTACACCGGCTGGGGCTGGGTCGATTCGCTGGTGGCGGCGGCCATCGGTTTCTGGGTGCTGCCGCGTACCTGGACGCTGCTCAAGGAGAGCATGAACGTGCTGCTGCAAGGCGTGCCGGACGGCATCGATATCGACCAGGTCGAGCAGGGCATCCGCGCCATCGACGGAGTGACCGAGGTCCACGACCTGCACCTGTGGGCCCTGACCAGCGGCAAGAACGTGATGAGCACGCACCTGGTGGCCGACCTGGGACGGCGCAGCGAACAGCAGATCCTCGACGAGGTCACCGAGCTGATGCACGAGCGCTTTGATATCTCCCATGTGACGGTCCAGGTCGAGCAGGCCGGCTTTCACGAACAGGGGCACGAAGAGCACGTGCATTGA
- the rimI gene encoding ribosomal protein S18-alanine N-acetyltransferase: protein MSDALSFRQAAEADLDTILKIEYAAFSHPWTRGIFTDALKSYEVWLMFEGSQQVGHGVIQVIIDEAHLLNITVKPENQGRGLGLRLLEELMKRAYQKDARECFLEVRSSNQTAYRLYERYGFNEVGRRRDYYPATGGREDALVMACTLVD, encoded by the coding sequence ATGAGTGACGCTTTATCGTTCCGCCAGGCCGCCGAGGCGGATCTGGATACCATCCTGAAAATCGAATACGCGGCGTTCAGCCATCCCTGGACCCGCGGTATTTTCACCGACGCCCTGAAATCCTATGAAGTCTGGCTGATGTTCGAAGGCAGCCAGCAGGTCGGCCACGGGGTGATCCAGGTGATCATTGATGAAGCCCACCTGCTCAATATCACCGTCAAGCCGGAAAACCAGGGCCGCGGCCTGGGCTTGCGCCTGCTGGAAGAGCTGATGAAGCGCGCCTACCAGAAAGACGCGCGCGAATGCTTCCTTGAGGTGCGTTCCAGCAACCAGACCGCCTATCGTCTGTACGAACGCTACGGTTTCAACGAAGTCGGGCGCCGCCGTGATTACTATCCAGCAACTGGCGGGCGCGAAGATGCGCTGGTGATGGCCTGCACCCTGGTGGATTGA
- the panB gene encoding 3-methyl-2-oxobutanoate hydroxymethyltransferase, producing MSIHTRSKRLTVPQLVAMKGQQKIVSLTAYTSHMARLMDPFVDFVLIGDSTAMVGYGRTSTLDMSLEEIIGHTRAVVASTRLACVIADMPFGSYQESPQQAYRNCAEVLARTGCDALKLEGGQALAPTLEFLVQRGIPVMAHIGLMPQYVNVMGGFKAQGLNDGTAQAIEADARAHLEAGAFSLLLEGVAENLARRISDFSAMPTIGIGASPACDGQVLVTEDLLGLGGPQVPRFVKQYADAGALISQACEQFAAEVRDGRFPEARHCYGV from the coding sequence ATGAGCATCCATACCCGCAGCAAACGCCTGACCGTGCCGCAACTGGTGGCCATGAAAGGCCAGCAGAAGATCGTCTCCCTGACTGCCTACACCAGCCACATGGCGCGGCTGATGGACCCCTTCGTCGATTTCGTGCTGATCGGCGACTCCACGGCCATGGTCGGCTACGGCCGCACCTCCACCCTGGACATGAGCCTGGAAGAGATCATCGGCCACACCCGCGCCGTGGTCGCCAGCACCCGGCTGGCCTGCGTGATCGCCGACATGCCGTTCGGCAGTTACCAGGAGTCGCCGCAACAGGCCTACCGCAACTGTGCCGAGGTGCTGGCGCGCACCGGCTGTGACGCGCTCAAGCTCGAAGGCGGGCAGGCCCTGGCGCCGACCCTGGAGTTCCTGGTGCAGCGCGGGATTCCGGTGATGGCCCATATCGGCCTGATGCCCCAGTACGTGAACGTCATGGGCGGCTTCAAGGCCCAGGGCCTGAACGATGGCACCGCCCAGGCCATCGAGGCCGACGCCCGCGCCCACCTCGAAGCCGGGGCATTCAGCCTGTTGCTGGAAGGGGTGGCGGAAAACCTCGCGCGGCGTATCAGCGACTTCTCGGCGATGCCGACCATCGGCATCGGCGCCTCCCCCGCCTGCGACGGCCAGGTGCTGGTGACCGAAGACCTGCTGGGCCTGGGCGGGCCCCAGGTTCCGCGCTTCGTCAAACAGTACGCCGATGCCGGGGCGCTGATCAGCCAGGCCTGCGAGCAGTTCGCCGCCGAGGTGCGCGACGGCCGCTTCCCCGAGGCGCGGCACTGCTACGGCGTCTGA
- a CDS encoding Pathogenicity locus, with the protein MPFPLEERQALLKVKGVGETLVARLEQLGIDSLAQLARADALDIVTQASALVGSSCWKNSPQARAAIQAAIALAKGA; encoded by the coding sequence ATGCCGTTCCCGCTCGAAGAACGCCAGGCGCTGCTCAAGGTCAAGGGTGTCGGCGAAACCCTGGTCGCCCGCCTCGAACAACTGGGCATCGATTCCCTCGCCCAACTGGCCCGGGCCGATGCCCTGGATATCGTCACTCAGGCCTCGGCCCTGGTCGGCTCCAGCTGCTGGAAAAACAGCCCCCAGGCCCGCGCGGCGATCCAGGCGGCGATCGCCCTGGCCAAGGGCGCCTGA